In Panicum virgatum strain AP13 chromosome 4N, P.virgatum_v5, whole genome shotgun sequence, a single window of DNA contains:
- the LOC120670588 gene encoding proteasome subunit beta type-5-A-like: protein MAMKLDMSALETNFAVPCGDDGDGTYFSAEAPDVPSMVLPTCADFDGFQAATKEMVKNKKGTTTLAFIFDKGVIVAADSRASMGGYISSQTVRKIIEINPYMLGTMAGGAADCQFWHRNLGTKCRLHELSNKRRISIAGASKLLANILYSYRGMGLSIGTMIAGWDEKGPGLYYVDSEGARLVGHRFSVGSGSLYAYGILDEGYRFNMSVEEAGELARRAIYGATFRDAASGGCVSVYHVGPDGWKKLSGDDVGELHYHYYPVQKTPVEQEMTDAATASA from the exons atggCCATGAAGCTGGACATGTCCGCGCTCGAGACCAACTTCGCCGTCCcctgcggcgacgacggcgacggcacgTACTTCTCCGCCGAGGCCCCCGACGTGCCGTCCATGGTGCTCCCCACCTGCGCCGAC TTCGACGGGTTCCAGGCGGCGACCAAGGAGATGGTGAAGAATAAGAAGGGGACGACCACGCTCGCCTTCATCTTCGATAAGGGCGTCATCGTCGCTGCCGACTCCAGGGCCAGCATGGGCGGCTACATAT CCTCACAAACTGTGAGGAAAATTATTGAAATAAATCCCTACATGCTGGGAACGATGGCTGGAGGAGCTGCTGATTGCCAATTTTGGCATAGGAACCTTGGAACCAAG TGCCGGCTCCATGAGCTTTCAAACAAGCGAAGGATCTCTATTGCTGGTGCTTCCAAACTGTTGGCTAATATCCTTTATTCATATCGTGGGATGGGACTGTCAATTGGTACAATGATTGCGGGATGGGATGAGAAG GGTCCTGGCTTGTACTATGTTGACAGTGAGGGTGCAAGGCTTGTGGGACACAGGTTCTCTGTTGGCTCTGGTTCCCTCTATGCTTATGGTATCTTGGATGAAGG TTACCGCTTCAACATGTCAGTCGAGGAAGCTGGTGAGTTAGCTCGAAGGGCTATTTATGGGGCAACCTTCCGTGATGCAGCAAGTGGTGGTTGTGTTAGTG TTTATCACGTTGGCCCTGATGGTTGGAAGAAGCTTTCTGGAGATGATGTCGGGGAGCTGCACTACCATTACTACCCAGTTCAGAAAACACCGGTTGAACAGGAGATGACCGATGCAGCTACTGCTTCTGCTTAA
- the LOC120670589 gene encoding probable thiol methyltransferase 2 isoform X2 encodes MRALPRVGQPVRWMMASRARPRRAMGSAAAGGGRDPAENPKVGRLRELFVGDAADGWEKSWEFGVTPWDLGKPTPVIEHLVRSGTLPNGRALVPGCGMGYDVVALACPERFVIGLDISDMAVKKAKQIILLFWQKISSTGFFCALDPSLRVAWAETVNRLLKPDGELLTLIYLISDQEGGPPYNNTVADYQKVLEPLGFRAVLMEDNELAIKPRKGCEKLGRWKRFTHQSSL; translated from the exons ATGCGAGCGCTGCCTCGCGTTGGCCAGCCCGTGCGCTGGATGATGGcctcgcgcgcgcggccgcggcgggcgatggggtcggcggcggcgggcggcgggagggATCCCGCCGAGAACCCGAAGGTGGGGAGGCTGCGGGAGCTCTTCGTCGGCGACGCGGCAG ATGGGTGGGAGAAGTCTTGGGAGTTTGGTGTGACCCCGTGGGATTTGGGAAAGCCAACACCTGTCATCGAACATCTTGTTAGATCAGGAACACTGCCGAATGGAAGAGCTTTGGTTCCTGGATGCGGAATG GGATACGATGTGGTGGCTCTGGCATGCCCTGAACGATTTGTTATTGGCTTGGATATTTCTGATATGGCTGTTAAGAAGGCTAAGCAG ATTATTTTACTTTTCTGGCAGAAGATTTCTTCAACTGG GTTCTTCTGTGCGCTTGACCCAAGCTTGAGGGTGGCTTGGGCAGAGACAGTTAACCGGCTGCTAAAACCTGATGGAGAGCTTCTCACCTTGATTTATCTG ATCAGTGATCAAGAGGGAGGACCACCATACAATAATACAGTTGCTGA CTATCAGAAGGTACTGGAACCGTTGGGATTCAGGGCTGTTCTTATGGAAGATAATGAACTGGCCATTAAACCACGGAAG GGCTGCGAGAAACTTGGGAGATGGAAGAGATTTACCCACCAATCATCTCTGTGA
- the LOC120670589 gene encoding probable thiol methyltransferase 2 isoform X1, which yields MRALPRVGQPVRWMMASRARPRRAMGSAAAGGGRDPAENPKVGRLRELFVGDAADGWEKSWEFGVTPWDLGKPTPVIEHLVRSGTLPNGRALVPGCGMGYDVVALACPERFVIGLDISDMAVKKAKQWSSSLPNADYFTFLAEDFFNWVPSEQFDLIFDYTFFCALDPSLRVAWAETVNRLLKPDGELLTLIYLISDQEGGPPYNNTVADYQKVLEPLGFRAVLMEDNELAIKPRKGCEKLGRWKRFTHQSSL from the exons ATGCGAGCGCTGCCTCGCGTTGGCCAGCCCGTGCGCTGGATGATGGcctcgcgcgcgcggccgcggcgggcgatggggtcggcggcggcgggcggcgggagggATCCCGCCGAGAACCCGAAGGTGGGGAGGCTGCGGGAGCTCTTCGTCGGCGACGCGGCAG ATGGGTGGGAGAAGTCTTGGGAGTTTGGTGTGACCCCGTGGGATTTGGGAAAGCCAACACCTGTCATCGAACATCTTGTTAGATCAGGAACACTGCCGAATGGAAGAGCTTTGGTTCCTGGATGCGGAATG GGATACGATGTGGTGGCTCTGGCATGCCCTGAACGATTTGTTATTGGCTTGGATATTTCTGATATGGCTGTTAAGAAGGCTAAGCAG TGGTCATCCTCTTTGCCCAATGCAGATTATTTTACTTTTCTGGCAGAAGATTTCTTCAACTGGGTACCAAGTGAACAATTCGACCTTATATTTGATTACAC GTTCTTCTGTGCGCTTGACCCAAGCTTGAGGGTGGCTTGGGCAGAGACAGTTAACCGGCTGCTAAAACCTGATGGAGAGCTTCTCACCTTGATTTATCTG ATCAGTGATCAAGAGGGAGGACCACCATACAATAATACAGTTGCTGA CTATCAGAAGGTACTGGAACCGTTGGGATTCAGGGCTGTTCTTATGGAAGATAATGAACTGGCCATTAAACCACGGAAG GGCTGCGAGAAACTTGGGAGATGGAAGAGATTTACCCACCAATCATCTCTGTGA
- the LOC120670587 gene encoding F-box/LRR-repeat MAX2 homolog, with protein MAEDAAAGSPVLDLPEPLLLHILGFLTDPRSRHRAALACHRLLVAERATRAALSLRGDPRPPTFLLLGPGFCFPALERLDLSLVSPWGQPFLSAAAPAAAAAAPHSTEEEVAQQNSFIAEHLAQCFPAVSSLAVYCRDPTTLASLTPQWRGRLRSVKLVRWHQRPPGLDAGADLEPLLRDCPALRALDLSEFYCWTEDIGPALAAHPAAAAALTELDLGLAGATDGFHATELGTIAGSCPSLRKLVAPCVFNPRYVDFVGDDALLAIATRCPKLTVLRLREPFEPASTSQREDAAITVAGLVSFFAALPALEDLTLDLRHNVLEAAPAMEALARRCPQIKYLTLGGFQGLCKASWLHLDGVAVCGSLESLCIKSCLDLTDLSLGAIGRGCGRLAKFAIHGCDLVTSGGIRRLATALRPTIKEVSILHCRLLDTAACLAALSPIRDRIESLEINCVWKEVEQPESIANGTTGCNHEDDGLDEVSYESASKKCRFMELDDLVSWEMLRSLSLWFPAGELLSPLISAGLDSCPVLEEITIKVEGDCRTCPRPGPRVFFGLSDLAGFPVLAKMKLDLSEAVGYALTAPAGQMDLSLWERFYLQGIESLFTLYELDYWPPQDKEVNQRSLTLPAVGLLQRCTGLRKLFVHGTTHEHFLSFFLTMPNLRDMQLREDYYPAPENDMMITEMRAESWLRFEMQLNSRRIED; from the coding sequence ATGGCGGAGGACGCCGCGGCGGGCTCCCCGGTCCTGGACCTGCCGGAGCCGCTGCTGCTGCACATCCTGGGCTTCCTCACCGACCCCCGGTCGCGGCACCGCGCCGCGCTGGCGTGCCACCGGCTCCTGGTGGCGGAgcgggcgacgcgcgccgcGCTGTCGCTGCGCGGGGACCCCCGGCCGCCCACGTTCCTCCTGCTGGGGCCGGGCTTCTGCTTCCCGGCGCTGGAGCGGCTCGACCTCTCGCTGGTGTCGCCGTGGGGCCAGCCgttcctctccgccgccgcgccggccgccgccgccgccgcgccgcactcCACGGAGGAGGAGGTCGCGCAGCAGAACTCCTTCATCGCGGAGCACCTGGCGCAGTGCTTCCCGGCCGTGTCCTCGCTCGCCGTCTACTGCCGCGACCCCACCACGCTCGCCAGCCTCACCCCGCAGTGGCGGGGCCGCCTCCGCAGCGTCAAGCTCGTGCGCTGGCACCAGCGCCCGCCGGGACTTGACGCCGGCGCGGATCTCGAACCGCTGCTCCGGGACTGCCCCGCGCTCAGGGCGCTCGATCTCTCCGAGTTCTACTGTTGGACGGAGGACATCGGGCCGGCGCTAGCGGCgcaccctgccgccgccgccgcgctcacaGAGCTCGACCTCGGCCTGGCTGGCGCCACGGACGGGTTCCACGCCACCGAGCTAGGGACCATCGCGGGATCCTGCCCCAGTCTGCGGAAGCTCGTGGCGCCCTGTGTGTTCAACCCACGGTACGTCGACTTCGTCGGCGACGACGCGCTCCTCGCCATCGCCACCAGGTGTCCCAAGCTCACGGTCTTGCGGCTTCGGGAACCGTTCGAGCCGGCGTCCACCAGCCAACGGGAGGACGCCGCCATTACCGTGGCTGGGCTGGTCTCCTTCTTTGCTGCACTCCCGGCGCTGGAGGATTTGACACTTGACCTGCGGCATAATGTGCTGGAGGCAGCACCAGCGATGGAGGCGCTTGCCCGCAGGTGCCCGCAGATCAAGTACTTGACTCTTGGGGGCTTCCAGGGGTTGTGCAAGGCATCATGGTTGCATCTTGATGGCGTTGCAGTGTGCGGTTCGCTGGAGTCGCTTTGCATCAAGAGTTGTCTGGATCTCACCGATTTAAGCCTCGGAGCAATCGGACGTGGGTGTGGTAGGCTTGCTAAGTTTGCAATCCATGGCTGCGATCTTGTGACATCAGGTGGGATCAGAAGGCTAGCAACGGCGCTTCGGCCCACAATCAAGGAAGTCAGTATCTTGCACTGCCGGCTTCTCGACACAGCAGCATGCCTCGCTGCTCTAAGTCCGATCCGAGATCGCATTGAGAGTCTTGAGATCAACTGTGTCTGGAAGGAAGTTGAACAACCTGAGAGCATAGCCAATGGCACAACTGGATGCAACCATGAGGATGATGGTCTAGATGAAGTTTCATATGAGTCGGCATCGAAGAAATGTAGGTTCATGGAGTTGGATGATCTAGTCAGTTGGGAGATGCTCCGTTCACTCTCCCTCTGGTTCCCTGCTGGTGAGCTACTCTCCCCACTCATTTCTGCTGGGCTTGATAGCTGCCCTGTGCTAGAGGAGATCACAATTAAGGTAGAGGGTGATTGCCGGACATGTCCACGCCCTGGCCCTCGAGTTTTTTTCGGCCTGAGTGATCTTGCAGGCTTCCCAGTTCTGGCCAAGATGAAATTGGATCTGAGTGAGGCAGTTGGTTATGCACTTACTGCACCAGCAGGGCAGATGGATCTCTCTCTTTGGGAACGATTTTATTTGCAAGGAATTGAATCGCTATTTACTTTGTATGAACTCGACTATTGGCCTCCCCAAGACAAGGAAGTGAACCAACGGAGCCTGACACTGCCCGCTGTGGGACTGCTCCAGCGCTGCACCGGACTCAGGAAGCTCTTCGTCCATGGCACTACGCATGAGCATTTCCTGAGCTTCTTCTTGACGATGCCTAATTTGAGGGACATGCAGTTACGGGAGGACTACTATCCGGCACCAGAGAATGATATGATGATCACAGAAATGCGGGCTGAGTCTTGGCTCCGCTTCGAGATGCAGCTGAACAGCCGGAGAATTGAGGATTAA
- the LOC120669035 gene encoding putative lipase YDR444W translates to MASTACCLPHGHSPRGSYSSRSLRFSPVGPACSSSSGSGTPSGLKSARNLYLRPVSRGSPVSCSLMDTSKSKQGPDHLLVLVHGIMASPKDWTYGEAVLKRRLGDNFFIYASSSNIYTKMFDGIDIAGRRLADEVLDVVKKMSSLRKISFLAHSLGGLFARYAIAILYSLEAKNEGQSSAQIVPAARGSAKSRFTSGLGAVAGLEPINFITLATPHLGVRGRNQLPFLQGLSILEKLAAPLAPLIVGRTGAQLFLTDGDPSKPPLLLQMASDCEEKKFILALAAFKNRVLYANVSYHHMVGWRTSSVRREKDLVKPSHRSLDGYKHIVNVEYCSPVSSEGPHFPSKAARAKEAAQRTPNTENTEEYHQTMEEEMTHGLQKVGWKVDVNFHSSFWPYLAHNNIHVKNKWLHNAGAGVIAHVPDSIKQQESRPCLPANL, encoded by the exons ATGGCGTCCACGGCTTGCTGTCTTCCCCATGGCCACTCGCCCCGCGGCTCATATAGCAGCCGCTCCCTCCGGTTCTCGCCCGTCGGCCCCGCCTGTTCTTCTTCCAGCGGAAGCGGCACCCCGTCAG GATTGAAATCTGCCAGAAACCTATATTTGCGTCCAGTATCAAGGGGAAGCCCTGTTTCATGTTCATTAATGGATACATCCAAAAGCAAGCAAGGTCCAGATCATCTCCTTGTTCTTGTCCATGGTATCATGGCAAG CCCCAAAGACTGGACATATGGGGAAGCAGTACTGAAGAGGCGGCTGGGTGATAATTTTTTCATCTATG CTAGTTCATCGAACATCTACACCAAAATGTTTGATGGGATTGATATAGCTGGAAGAAGGTTAGCAGATGAA GTCTTGGATGTGGTTAAGAAAATGTCCAGCTTGAGAAAGATTTCCTTCTTAGCACATTCATTGGGTGGTCTGTTTGCTAGATATGCTATTGCAATACTCTATTCACTGGAAGCAAAGAATGAAGGACAAAGTAGTGCACAAATTGTTCCTGCAGCAAGAGGATCTGCAAAATCACGATTCACTTCAGGATTAGGTGCAGTTGCTGGACTAGAGCCAATAAATTTTATTACCTTGGCTACCCCACATCTTGGGGTTAGAGGGAGAAATCAG CTTCCGTTTCTTCAAGGGCTATCAATTCTAGAAAAACTTGCTGCCCCTTTGGCTCCTTTAATTGTTGGGCGCACTGGTGCTCAACTCTTTCTCACTGATGGTGATCCTAGCAAGCCACCTCTTCTGTTACAAATGGCATCTGACTGTGAAGAAAAAAAGTTCAT ACTAGCATTAGCAGCTTTTAAGAACCGTGTTCTGTATGCCAATGTTTCATATCACC ACATGGTCGGCTGGCGAACATCTTCAGTCAGGAGAGAAAAGGATCTTGTAAAG CCCTCCCATCGTTCACTGGATGGTTATAAGCACATTGTGAATGTTGAGTACTGTTCGCCTGTATCATCAGAGGGACCCCATTTTCCTTCCAAGGCTGCCAGAGCTAAAGAAGCTGCACAACGAACTCCAAACACAGAAAACACCGAGGAATACCACCAAACGATGGAGG AGGAGATGACCCATGGGTTGCAGAAGGTTGGTTGGAAGGTGGACGTCAACTTCCATTCATCGTTCTGGCCTTACCTTGCTCACAACAACATACAT GTCAAGAACAAGTGGCTTCACAACGCTGGTGCTGGTGTTATCGCACACGTCCCAGACAGCATCAAGCAGCAGGAGTCACGGCCATGTCTTCCTGCGAATCTATAG
- the LOC120669036 gene encoding mitogen-activated protein kinase 1-like, which translates to MDGGAQPPDTEMTDAGAGGGQPPQQRAGGGGGMMDNIQATLSHGGRFIQYNIFGNVFEVIAKYKPPILPIGKGAYGIVCSALNSETGEQVAIKKIANAFDNKIDAKRTLREIKLLRHMDHENIVAIRDIIPPPQREAFNDVYIAYELMDTDLHQIIRSNQALSEEHCQYFLYQILRGLKYIHSANVLHRDLKPSNLLLNANCDLKICDFGLARTTSETDFMTEYVVTRWYRAPELLLNSSEYTAAIDVWSVGCIFMELMDRKPLFPGRDHVHQLRLLMELIGTPNESDLDFVNENARRYIRQLPRHARQSFPEKFPHVQPLAIDLVEKMLTFDPRQRITVEGALAHPYLASLHDISDEPVCSMPFSFDFEQHALSEEQMKDLIYQEALAFNPDYQ; encoded by the exons ATGGACGGCGGGGCGCAGCCGCCGGACACGGAGATGACggacgccggcgcgggcggcgggcagccgccgcagcagcgggcgggcggaggcggcgggatgATGGATAACATCCAGGCGACGCTGAGCCACGGCGGGCGCTTCATCCAGTACAACATCTTCGGCAACGTGTTCGAGGTCATCGCCAAGTACAAGCCCCCCATCCTCCCCATCGGCAAGGGCGCCTACGGCATCGTCTG CTCGGCGCTCAACTCCGAGACGGGGGAGCAGGTGGCGATCAAGAAGATCGCCAACGCCTTCGACAACAAGATCGACGCCAAGCGCACGCTCCGCGAGATCAAGCTGCTCCGCCACATGGACCACGAGAAT ATTGTTGCAATAAGGGATATCATTCCTCCTCCACAGAGGGAGGCATTCAATGATGTTTATATTGCGTATGAATTGATGGATACTGATCTGCATCAAATTATTCGTTCAAATCAAGCTTTATCAGAGGAGCACTGCCAG tattttctttatcaaattctTCGTGGTTTGAAGTATATACATTCAGCAAATGTCCTTCACCGTGACTTGAAGCCTAGCAATCTTCTTTTGAATGCAAACTGTGACCTCAAGATTTGTGATTTTGGGCTTGCTCGCACTACCTCAGAAACTGATTTTATGACTGAATATGTTGTCACAAGATGGTATAGAGCACCAGAGCTTTTGTTGAATTCCTCTGAATATACTGCAGCCATTGATGTGTGGTCTGTGGGCTGTATATTTATGGAACTGATGGACCGGAAGCCCTTGTTTCCGGGAAGGGATCATGTCCATCAGCTACGGTTACTAATGGAG CTTATCGGGACACCAAATGAGTCCGATCTTGACTTTGTAAatgaaaatgcaagaagataTATCCGCCAACTTCCCCGTCATGCTAGGCAATCCTTTCCTGAAAAATTTCCGCACGTTCAACCTTTAGCAATTGACCTTGTGGAAAAGATGCTGACTTTTGATCCTAGACAGAGAATAACag ttGAAGGCGCACTGGCACACCCTTACTTGGCTTCACTTCATGACATAAGTGATGAGCCTGTCTGCTCAATGCCATTCAGCTTTGACTTTGAGCAGCATGCATTGTCCGAAGAACAAATGAAGGATCTGATCTACCAGGAAGCTCTTGCATTCAACCCTGATTACCAGTAG